The Glycine soja cultivar W05 chromosome 6, ASM419377v2, whole genome shotgun sequence genome has a window encoding:
- the LOC114416577 gene encoding eukaryotic translation initiation factor 5A-2, with protein MSDEEHHFESKADAGASKTYPQQAGTIRKNGYIVIKGRPCKVVEVSTSKTGKHGHAKCHFVGIDIFTAKKLEDIVPSSHNCDVPHVNRTDYQLIDIAEDGFLSLLTENGNTKDDLKLPTDESLLTQIKDGFAEGKDLVVSVMSAMGEEQICALKDIGPKN; from the exons ATGTCGGACGAAGAACACCATTTCGAATCCAAGGCCGATGCTGGAGCCTCCAAGACCTATCCTCAACAAGCCGGAACCATCCGCAAAAACGGTTACATCGTCATCAAGGGTCGTCCCTGCAAg GTTGTTGAAGTTTCTACTTCCAAGACTGGTAAGCACGGTCATGCCAAGTGTCACTTTGTTGGGATTGATATTTTCACTGCCAAGAAGCTTGAAGATATTGTGCCCTCTTCTCACAACTGTGAT GTTCCCCATGTGAATCGTACTGATTACCAGTTGATTGACATTGCTGAGGATGGATTT CTTAGCTTGCTTACTGAAAATGGGAACACCAAGGATGACCTGAAGCTTCCTACTGATGAGAGTTTGCTTACTCAG ATAAAGGATGGGTTTGCTGAGGGTAAGGACCTTGTTGTGTCAGTTATGTCTGCAATGGGTGAGGAGCAGATTTGTGCCCTGAAGGATATTGGGCCAAAGAACTAG